The DNA region tttttgaccctaggctagtcctagtggtcataGTACTTACCTTGGAGTGTGATTGTACCTTTTCAGGTTAAAGATAATGATTAAGGAGATTTGCTCCACATTATGGATTGTGTTACTTGACACATAtgactaatgtatttgttttgtaggatgttggtgcatgtgagccttgtgctatgcacCTCATTATGAGTATAATTGTACTTGGTTaattgatcattatattgttgtctgtttgtgaaagtagatgctgattctgtttgacttttgtacaggtacctttagttgctcaattccttgcgaacttttgctttgcgttgcttaagcaacttgcattgaggtaggtcttcttggcttcatgtagtctggagacccggctgctaccgggccgggcaaataaatgtctgaagtcctccttaagaggcaatgcttgtgtatgtttatttttaagccaagcaggaaaagcccttcgagtaaggcaattggtggaaggtagggacaagcaacctgtcccccactattcagtgagtcttctccttgctcccattacatggttgtagcattgagatcaaaagcccaagatctgttgagtcagagtcatcgagtatagaagggttcccctattctggacccatgctcatttgtcagctctccctggttagggataagagccgtgaggtctgatcctcacttcatcctttcatctgcttcaccttagcctcgtaatggcaaggttaagagcaaaaccagcctgtacagacgactcgcttcggcggtcaaacctgattgattgagccccttgtttggctatagtgcgtgttatgtggatatctgattgacatgcttgtttgggatacctgttctcatttgatgatatatgattgtatgcttgtgtgctagcttctttcctggttaggttagtttgcttatgcaagtaggatagaaaaccgaacttagggttaacgatgcatgacaacattaggctcgagtctcagctccctagttgtgtatctttccccggtttctggttagcaattcagtcccgttcaggggaactacatcgccctgatcctcgtgccagacgaggtatgtaggcaggtggtcgtgcgagaccactccgggcaacctttttcttttttgcgtgtgtttacttgttgTATGCTATTGAttgtttgggttcggatgctgacgtaagtccaggattggctgtcgggctccatgtttgcccttttgtgcgtgttttggttcggatgccgacgtaactccatccagtggttgtcgggctccatgtttgtCACCCTTtcttgtttgtatgttttgtgttgtttggcgtgcgtaagccgaactacagtggctctgattcttgttccagacaagatatgtaggcataaggtgcgataccttatcgagctcgttcctcttaaccccacctgcgttccccgtgtgtgtgtgtgatgtttagcaaccttttctttattctaggacgtggatcccgtcgagtacgacggacgtgaggggtgctaataccttcccctcgcgtaaccgactcccgaaccttttctctctggtcgcgagaccatgtctttccaggtttctctgagcgtttcctttccctatcttgggataaataacgcgcagtggcggctctgtttgttctttttattttaggctcgccggttgatttttcgcaggatgcgacagctggcgactctgctggggacttgagcatgttgacctatgctggtccatggtccctaagcgagtctctcctagcgctttAGTATAGGTTTGGTTGCTTGtattgtttatttattgcatttattatacTAACCATTGTTTATATACTTGcattaaatgtttgcatgcatcatactatcatgttgttgctgtcctctgcaggtggttttgttgtgtggggtgggtgttctgagtggggctaaaacccaggcccgagtgtacacctaggattagcgtggtctcatgtcgctcatgtgtcggttgggcatattgttgcgacgtgacataccacaagtcggatgaggttcatctgagaagtgctcttccagtggggttctccactttggttgggttatctcttttgggctgttgactctgatgaccgatcatttcccggatctttggtttagacgatcttaagggagctacaatggcacacccgcaagggcaaacccattgagtatctccgcccgatcgttgagactattatccgccttaggatgacctgtttagaattaACCTGTGAGGGGAGGTTGATTTGTTCAGATGCATAATCAGATGGTGACCTTTTGAgctgtgattcagagacatatttatgagtcggatttatggttatttgttgccgtgacgccggagtgctgtccgtgatttatcagtggggatccgtttatttcggattccccgggccgagatatttatcagtggggacccgtttatttcggattccctgggccgattcagatggtgatggTGTGTCTGATCAGAGACcagtggtgatgatgatgtatctgtcttccgtttatttcggaacccgtgggtcagaattgtgattgtgtattcctcagatggttatgatcaattcagagcccagattcagtgcagatgaccagatggcttggaggatggcaacgcattgcattcattcatcagcatcattgcatcttgcattaattacatctaacacatgtttacccatatgcagggaccctttGGATCGAGATCTTGGCTGAGAGACTTTCTATTCAGAGATGAGAAGACCCGGCTTGAAGGATGATGTtgcttacagtttctttgacccgGATATCAGTGtgttgaaggatatgatagcGTTGATcactcctgaccatgtggggttgtttcgtgcggtgtatgggggtattctgaagatggttttcaggctcatggacagagacaggagcgccatccatactctaCTTCAGTTTTACGATCCCGAGCtgagatgtttcgtcttcccCGATTACGTGCTAGGGCCGATGTTGGAAGATTATGCTGATATTTTGAATATCCAGATCAGGGATCAAGTTCCTTTCCGtgttactaaggaagaacctgatattggtgggatttcCCGTGCTTTCTATCTGAGTCCAGAGGAAGTGAAGAGTAATCTGAAGGAGAAGGGTAAGctgcctggttttcatctgagtttcctagaggctaaggCTAAAGAGCAGTCAGAATTGGGGAATTGGGAAGCTGTCTGTGCTCTGGTTGCGgcgagcatttatgggatcatttTGTTTCCcaaccagaagaactttgtggatatcAATGCCATCCGCCTGTTTATTCGAAGGAATCCTATCCCTACattgattggagatgtctattattcggttcataaccggaatgagaagaggcgtgggggttTGATTCGATGCTGCGCGCAGTTATTGGtcaagtggtttatgggttacttaccatccaagggtgcttttgttcttctggGCCAGAATGTTACTTGGGCGACCAAACTGATGGGCTTGAGGGCTAAGGACATAgattggactcacagtagtggaGTTGGACAGGACTTTATCTGCAGTTGCAGGGGTTTTCCTAATGTGCCGCTTATAGgggttcagggttgcatcaattacaacccgacacttcttaagaggcaaatgggattcgctatggagcttccaccgtacaagagtgagattcaggaatctgtgtacttcccggttgagggtaaccAGGATAGGGTAAAGCAGGTATCCGATGCATGGCGCAgcattcagaggaagggcaaggcTTCCTGGGGTAGAGCTAAcaacagatcttttcctccgttcgatgattggctcagaaagagagtggagcttacttgtctaccatttcctatgGTCGATCCGTGGTATCCGTTGGTTGAGGAGACTCCTTCTACTGTTAGTATGGATGAGTTCTTAGAGATGAAGCGGGAACGAGATCAGCTACTTGCAGAGAagacggaattggagatgagtgttgctcgggttcagagaGCTAATCAGGAGCTCAAAGCgaagatggaagatcaggataagcgGCATGCTTTGGAGACCAAGCGatttgagatggatacagcctattatgggaagatcagccaagctttagcatcgtccaaccgggagcatgacatcacaaaggagaagctgttcagagcatcaaaggtgattgaagatgagaagaggaggcaaatcctaatcagggatcagagagatgagagagccagagtcctcgctgcagagtgggaagcggaaAAGGCAAAGATCAGGGCCGAGAGAGATCATAACATGgcagagagagaccactacttcaggcagatgaagattcatcagaaggaagttggaagactacagcaggagaacatagagctcaggttcgccgcagagttcgcaagGATGGAAGGCGAGATAaggccatctgtgggaccctcatctaGCTAGATCCTTCATTTGTGTtgaattaccgtcaggcttgttgacggaattcactttgtctgtatttcttttctattctggaggattgtatttgataTTTGATCTGATGTATGACTATTGCACCGATTGTGCACTTTTTGGTTATGTAATGATGGTTTCTATTCAGTGATTGGGTGacaagctttatttgctttactgtatgcacttacacaagcacacacatggttgggggtattcTTGCTAAATCgcatatctccgatctgcacgacAAAATCAAACACTGCTAATCAGAATGTTAATGCCGGcttattatttgtctcgatgatgccagggtcgagagacaaagtgtccttcatatggatagacactgcatacatgcattaatcatgataacttgtgttttattttgcaggtgacTATTACTAACGCGCTTGTTTGTAAACAGGAaccattgctcgcgctcgtagagctgtacccctgcactcaactcgccctcacagatattacacaagaagaaacactcccagactcatggagcttcccagtgctgatatgctggaattgaaggagaaaatgaccgaactgatcaatataatgcaaggttttgccattggtcagaaggctctcgcagataaagttgagaaactcgagcgggtttctgctcagaacagtggggtcaacctggatggagtctccaaccaggggcagggatctcgtgatggtggaaagaggacaacagttggtctggtgaataatgctggtgctgctggtcaacctgggcctagtcagaatatgaaagacaactttgtgcctccgttttatgggtttgacgaagatcaggaggaagatagagaggctgaccagttctctatgcgaaatgagccttttgtgccttacgacattcctcctcagaataaggaaatccagctgctggctgagaaaatcaaagtgctggagagctatgccacgcctggggtggtaaatatgtccaacatggggc from Lathyrus oleraceus cultivar Zhongwan6 chromosome 1, CAAS_Psat_ZW6_1.0, whole genome shotgun sequence includes:
- the LOC127120796 gene encoding uncharacterized protein LOC127120796, whose product is MRRPGLKDDVAYSFFDPDISVLKDMIALITPDHVGLFRAVYGGILKMVFRLMDRDRSAIHTLLQFYDPELRCFVFPDYVLGPMLEDYADILNIQIRDQVPFRVTKEEPDIGGISRAFYLSPEEVKSNLKEKGKLPGFHLSFLEAKAKEQSELGNWEAVCALVAASIYGIILFPNQKNFVDINAIRLFIRRNPIPTLIGDVYYSVHNRNEKRRGGLIRCCAQLLVKWFMGYLPSKGAFVLLGQNVTWATKLMGLRAKDIDWTHSSGVGQDFICSCRGFPNVPLIGVQGCINYNPTLLKRQMGFAMELPPYKSEIQESVYFPVEGNQDRVKQVSDAWRSIQRKGKASWGRANNRSFPPFDDWLRKRVELTCLPFPMVDPWYPLVEETPSTVSMDEFLEMKRERDQLLAEKTELEMSVARVQRANQELKAKMEDQDKRHALETKRFEMDTAYYGKISQALASSNREHDITKEKLFRASKVIEDEKRRQILIRDQRDERARVLAAEWEAEKAKIRAERDHNMAERDHYFRQMKIHQKEVGRLQQENIELRFAAEFARMEGEIRPSVGPSSS